Proteins from a genomic interval of Phenylobacterium sp. LH3H17:
- the tig gene encoding trigger factor, with amino-acid sequence MQIVEKSGEGLSKVFGVTVPVADLNERLEARITEITPTLNIKGFRPGKVPAAHVRRLHGKALMAEVVQQAINESSQKVLTDNNLRPAGEPDLKPEGDFEKVIEGAADLAYELAIEVMPEFEPTDLTKISLKRPVYEPTDKEVDEALDELAKQNRTYEPRTGKSVKAKKDDQVVIDFIGRIDGVAFEGGTGSDTDLVLGSGSFIPGFEDQLIGAKAGDVVTVKVAFPADYQAAQLAGKDAEFETTVKEVKAPVDAKADDAMAERLGVESLEKLKELLKTNLESQYAGASRFKLKRALLDILDEKHDFPLPPKMVEAEFASIWQQVQQDKDRGGLPPEDAEKTDDQLQGEYRKIAERRVRLGLVLAEIGRTNNVQVTNEEMQNAAVQEARRYGAQAQQIFDMFMKDQNFQAQLRAPIFEDKVVDLIVGQAKVKDQKVSKEELLKEDDMPEGYGA; translated from the coding sequence ATGCAGATCGTTGAAAAGTCCGGCGAAGGCCTGAGCAAGGTTTTTGGCGTGACCGTTCCCGTGGCGGACCTCAATGAGCGCCTGGAGGCGCGGATCACCGAGATCACGCCCACGCTCAACATCAAGGGCTTCCGCCCGGGCAAGGTGCCGGCCGCCCACGTGCGCCGCCTGCACGGCAAGGCCTTGATGGCCGAGGTGGTCCAACAGGCCATCAACGAGTCCAGCCAGAAGGTGCTGACCGACAACAACCTGCGCCCCGCGGGCGAGCCGGACCTGAAGCCGGAAGGCGACTTCGAGAAGGTGATCGAAGGCGCGGCCGACCTGGCCTACGAACTGGCCATCGAGGTGATGCCCGAGTTCGAGCCGACCGACCTCACCAAGATCTCCCTGAAGCGCCCGGTCTATGAGCCGACCGACAAGGAAGTGGACGAGGCGCTCGACGAACTGGCCAAGCAGAACCGCACCTATGAGCCGCGTACCGGCAAGTCGGTGAAGGCCAAGAAGGACGACCAGGTCGTCATCGACTTCATCGGCCGCATCGACGGCGTGGCCTTCGAGGGCGGCACGGGCTCCGACACCGACCTGGTGCTGGGTTCGGGCAGCTTCATCCCCGGCTTCGAGGACCAGCTGATCGGCGCCAAGGCCGGCGACGTGGTCACCGTGAAGGTGGCGTTCCCGGCGGACTACCAGGCCGCCCAGCTGGCCGGCAAGGATGCGGAGTTCGAGACCACCGTCAAAGAGGTCAAGGCTCCGGTCGACGCCAAGGCCGACGACGCCATGGCCGAGCGCCTGGGCGTCGAGAGCCTCGAGAAGCTCAAGGAATTGCTGAAGACCAACCTCGAGAGCCAGTACGCCGGCGCCTCGCGCTTCAAGCTGAAGCGCGCCCTGCTCGACATCCTGGACGAGAAGCACGACTTCCCGCTGCCGCCGAAGATGGTCGAGGCCGAGTTCGCGTCCATCTGGCAACAGGTGCAGCAGGACAAGGACCGTGGCGGCCTGCCGCCGGAAGACGCCGAAAAGACCGACGACCAGCTGCAGGGCGAGTATCGCAAGATCGCCGAGCGTCGCGTCCGCCTCGGACTGGTGCTGGCCGAGATCGGCCGGACCAACAATGTCCAGGTGACCAACGAGGAGATGCAGAACGCCGCCGTCCAGGAGGCCCGCCGCTATGGGGCCCAGGCGCAGCAGATTTTCGACATGTTCATGAAGGACCAGAACTTCCAGGCCCAGCTCCGAGCCCCGATCTTCGAGGACAAGGTCGTCGACCTGATCGTCGGCCAGGCCAAGGTGAAGGACCAGAAGGTCTCCAAGGAAGAGCTGCTGAAGGAAGACGACATGCCCGAGGGCTATGGCGCCTAG
- a CDS encoding NAD(P)H-hydrate dehydratase, producing the protein MAARKIHTVAEIAAADRAAIAAGTPGQELMERAGAAVADAIVERFSLRPVAVLCGPGNNGGDGYVVARLLKERGWPVEVRALAPPETADAKFAAARWDGPVAPFDAPLEARLFVDALFGAGLSRPMNGEAAAVASRLADRPESVVAIDVPSGVPGDTGRPQGAAVCAGLTVTFHAKKLAHVLEPGHSLCGEVIVADIGLTEMAGDLVENGPELWLPVFPWPGPGSHKHARGRLVVVSGEAWSTGAARLAARGGLRIGAGLVTLLSPSEAVAVNAAHLEAVMLRPFDTEAELEQLAADVDAAIIGPAAGVSEATLMNVLALARTGAALILDADAITVFRDDPEELFSVLDVDDVLTPHPGEFDRLFPGLLRDSPERIAAARRAAARADAIVLLKGPDTVIAAPDGRVAVNTNGSPWLATAGSGDVLAGLIGGLIAQGMGSFEAACAGAWIHAEAADSHGPGLIAEDLPGLVPGVLRRLYDTR; encoded by the coding sequence TTGGCGGCGCGCAAGATCCATACGGTGGCCGAGATCGCCGCCGCCGACCGCGCCGCCATCGCGGCGGGAACGCCGGGCCAGGAGTTGATGGAGCGGGCGGGGGCCGCGGTCGCCGACGCCATCGTCGAACGCTTTTCCCTGCGGCCGGTCGCCGTTCTATGCGGGCCGGGCAACAACGGCGGCGACGGCTATGTGGTCGCCCGCCTGCTGAAGGAACGCGGCTGGCCGGTGGAGGTGCGCGCCCTGGCTCCGCCCGAAACAGCGGACGCCAAGTTCGCGGCGGCGCGGTGGGACGGGCCTGTCGCACCGTTCGACGCCCCGCTCGAGGCGCGGCTGTTCGTCGACGCCTTGTTCGGAGCCGGCCTGTCACGTCCGATGAACGGCGAAGCGGCGGCCGTGGCCTCACGCCTGGCCGATCGGCCCGAGAGCGTCGTGGCCATCGATGTCCCGAGCGGGGTGCCGGGCGATACGGGCCGGCCGCAGGGCGCGGCGGTCTGCGCCGGCCTGACCGTGACCTTCCACGCCAAGAAGCTGGCCCACGTGCTGGAGCCCGGCCACAGCCTGTGCGGCGAGGTGATCGTCGCCGACATCGGGCTGACCGAGATGGCCGGCGACCTGGTCGAGAACGGTCCGGAGCTATGGCTGCCGGTCTTTCCCTGGCCGGGCCCGGGTTCGCACAAGCACGCGCGCGGGCGGCTGGTGGTCGTCTCCGGCGAGGCGTGGAGCACGGGCGCGGCGCGGCTGGCGGCGCGGGGCGGCCTGCGGATCGGGGCGGGCCTGGTGACCCTGCTGTCGCCGTCAGAGGCGGTGGCGGTCAACGCCGCCCATCTGGAGGCGGTCATGCTCCGGCCTTTCGACACCGAGGCGGAGCTGGAGCAACTCGCCGCCGACGTGGACGCCGCGATCATCGGGCCGGCCGCGGGGGTCAGCGAAGCCACCCTGATGAACGTCCTGGCCCTGGCGCGCACCGGCGCGGCCCTGATCCTCGACGCCGACGCTATCACCGTGTTCCGTGACGATCCCGAGGAGCTCTTCTCGGTGTTGGATGTGGACGACGTTCTCACCCCCCATCCGGGGGAGTTCGACCGCCTGTTCCCCGGCCTGCTCAGGGACTCACCGGAGCGGATCGCAGCGGCCCGGCGCGCCGCGGCGCGGGCCGACGCCATCGTCCTGTTGAAGGGGCCCGACACGGTGATCGCCGCGCCGGACGGTCGAGTGGCGGTCAATACCAATGGCTCGCCATGGCTGGCCACCGCCGGGTCGGGGGACGTCCTGGCGGGGCTGATCGGCGGTCTGATCGCCCAGGGCATGGGCAGTTTCGAGGCCGCCTGCGCGGGCGCCTGGATCCACGCCGAGGCCGCCGACTCCCATGGCCCCGGCCTGATCGCCGAGGACCTTCCGGGCCTGGTTCCCGGGGTGCTGCGTCGGCTTTACGACACCCGATGA
- a CDS encoding ATP-dependent Clp protease proteolytic subunit encodes MRDPQITALNLVPMVVEQTSRGERAFDIFSRLLKERVIFLNGPVEDGMSALICAQLLYLEAENPKKEIQMYINSPGGVVTSGLAIYDTMQYIKSPVVTLCMGMAASMGSFLLMAGAKDHRISLPNARIMVHQPSGGYSGKASDIERHAEDIIKTKRRLNEIYAKHTGRTFEEVEEKLDRDTFMTAEEAKEWGLVDHVYETRAED; translated from the coding sequence ATGCGTGACCCGCAAATCACCGCGCTGAATCTCGTTCCGATGGTGGTGGAGCAGACCAGTCGCGGCGAGCGCGCTTTCGACATCTTCTCCCGCCTCCTGAAGGAACGGGTGATCTTCCTGAACGGTCCGGTCGAGGACGGCATGTCGGCGCTCATCTGCGCCCAGCTCCTGTACCTCGAGGCCGAGAACCCGAAGAAGGAGATCCAGATGTACATCAACTCCCCCGGGGGAGTGGTGACGTCCGGCCTCGCGATCTACGACACCATGCAATACATCAAGTCGCCGGTGGTGACCCTGTGCATGGGCATGGCCGCCTCGATGGGTTCGTTCCTGCTGATGGCCGGCGCCAAGGATCATCGGATCAGCCTGCCCAACGCCCGGATCATGGTTCACCAGCCCTCGGGCGGCTATTCCGGCAAGGCCTCGGACATCGAGCGCCACGCCGAGGACATCATCAAGACCAAGCGCCGCCTGAACGAGATCTACGCCAAGCACACCGGTCGGACATTCGAGGAGGTCGAGGAGAAGCTCGACCGCGACACCTTCATGACCGCCGAGGAGGCCAAGGAGTGGGGCCTCGTCGACCACGTTTACGAGACGCGCGCCGAAGACTGA
- a CDS encoding Gfo/Idh/MocA family protein, translating to MGAGQARPLRIGILGAARIAPPALIAPATATGAAQVVAVAARDQARATAYAIEHAIPIALDSYEALIAHPEVEAIYNALPPSRHADLTIAALKVGKPVLCEKPFALNAAEARAMTDAARAAGLVLMEAFHYRYHPLFARVLEICASGEIGAVRRMEAVFTTSIAETGDELRYVSALGGGALMDLGTYCLHWARTVAGAEPLGAQAESVLGASGVDISTHAILNFPGGVIAELTCDMAGPVRASLEITGLEGSLKVINPLAPQMGHMLEVTREGEGGRRETVTRDPTYDFQLRAFVAAVRGGLPPLTGGADAVAQMTAMDAIKAAARLGGLKTLN from the coding sequence ATGGGCGCCGGACAGGCAAGACCACTGCGGATCGGCATTCTCGGCGCGGCGCGGATCGCGCCCCCGGCCCTGATCGCGCCCGCCACTGCGACCGGCGCGGCCCAGGTGGTGGCCGTGGCCGCCCGCGACCAGGCGCGGGCCACGGCCTACGCCATCGAGCACGCCATCCCCATCGCCCTGGACAGCTACGAGGCCCTGATCGCCCACCCGGAGGTCGAGGCGATCTACAACGCCCTGCCGCCGTCACGGCACGCAGACCTGACCATCGCCGCGCTCAAGGTCGGTAAGCCGGTGTTGTGCGAGAAGCCGTTCGCGCTCAATGCGGCCGAGGCCCGCGCCATGACCGACGCCGCCCGGGCGGCGGGTCTCGTGCTCATGGAAGCCTTCCACTACCGCTACCACCCGCTGTTCGCCCGGGTGCTGGAGATCTGCGCCAGCGGCGAGATCGGCGCGGTGCGCCGCATGGAGGCGGTGTTCACCACCTCCATCGCCGAGACCGGCGACGAACTGCGCTACGTTTCGGCCCTGGGCGGCGGCGCCCTGATGGACCTCGGGACCTATTGCCTGCACTGGGCGCGGACGGTGGCCGGCGCCGAGCCGCTCGGCGCCCAGGCGGAGTCGGTGCTGGGGGCCTCGGGCGTAGACATCTCCACCCACGCCATCCTGAACTTCCCGGGCGGGGTGATCGCCGAGCTGACCTGCGACATGGCCGGCCCGGTTCGCGCGAGCCTGGAGATCACCGGACTGGAGGGAAGCCTGAAGGTGATCAATCCGCTCGCGCCGCAGATGGGCCACATGTTGGAGGTCACACGGGAAGGCGAGGGTGGCCGGCGCGAGACCGTGACCCGCGATCCCACCTACGACTTCCAGCTCCGCGCTTTCGTCGCCGCGGTCCGGGGCGGGCTCCCGCCGCTCACCGGCGGCGCAGACGCCGTCGCCCAGATGACCGCCATGGACGCGATCAAGGCCGCCGCGCGCCTGGGCGGCCTCAAGACCTTGAACTAG
- a CDS encoding acylase, with translation MKMIRNSTAVALVLTAGLAGAAEAARYEVEVVRTRYGIPHVTAADYGGLGYGQAYAFAQDNVCLIADKIVTVIGERSRHFGVDGVTTVAFADIKNLESDFFFKAALDIAPLRAAFARSSKNYRELVTGYVAGYNRFLRDTPRDKLPEPCRGKDWVRPIGIDDMLRLNEERMIQASGGAWLRQTNAAAPPGAAAPKSLAALGLPEPAETFGLGSNGWAFGREVTANRSGLLLGNPHFPWETTNRFYELHLTIPGETDVMGVTIAGAPGMSIGFNKDVAWTHTVSTDRHFTLFELALDPADPTAYLVDGKRRRMTRKDVTVETPTGPQTRRYYSTQYGAVVVVPQAGLGWSAQTAYAIRDANRSNLRSGDTWLAITRAKSVGEIRAIATRTLGIPWVNTIAADRHGDALYADITATPNVSAEKLKACAPSAPAAALAALAAGRIYVLDGSRAACDWDVAAGTVAPGLMPGNAMPSAIRTDYVANSNDSYWLANPKAPLPAFSPLIGPTATAQGLRTRSGIVEIERRLAGVDGLEGRTFDVERVKTMLFWNRNLAADLFLDDALKACAGAPTVTTAAGKTVDLAPACAILAGWDRRMDNDSVGAMLFVEFWRLAERNPTLFATPFDAADPVNTPRGLKSDADSAAKLAQALAAAVELMDRQKLALDAPYGSVHFAVRGERRIPVHGGEGTAGVLNAQQSRFVPAVGGYVPYHGSSYIQVVTFDEKGPVADAVLSYSQSTDPASPHHADQTELYSKKGWHRLPFHKADVAADMIGPALKLSE, from the coding sequence ATGAAGATGATCCGCAATTCGACGGCGGTTGCGCTCGTGCTGACCGCAGGCTTGGCCGGCGCCGCCGAGGCGGCGCGCTACGAGGTCGAGGTCGTCCGCACCAGGTACGGCATCCCGCACGTCACCGCGGCCGACTACGGCGGCCTGGGCTACGGCCAGGCCTACGCATTCGCCCAGGACAATGTCTGCCTGATCGCCGACAAGATCGTCACCGTGATCGGCGAGCGGTCCCGGCATTTCGGTGTGGACGGGGTGACCACGGTCGCCTTCGCCGACATCAAGAACCTGGAGAGCGACTTCTTCTTCAAGGCCGCCCTCGACATCGCGCCCCTGCGCGCGGCCTTCGCGCGATCCAGCAAGAACTATCGTGAGCTCGTGACCGGCTATGTGGCCGGCTACAACCGATTCCTGCGCGACACGCCGCGCGACAAGCTGCCCGAACCCTGCCGCGGCAAGGACTGGGTGCGGCCGATCGGCATCGACGACATGCTGCGCCTCAACGAGGAGCGGATGATCCAGGCCAGCGGCGGAGCCTGGCTACGCCAGACCAATGCGGCGGCTCCGCCCGGCGCCGCGGCGCCCAAGTCCCTGGCGGCGCTCGGCCTACCCGAGCCCGCGGAGACTTTCGGCCTTGGGAGCAACGGGTGGGCGTTCGGCCGCGAGGTCACGGCCAACCGGTCGGGCCTGCTGCTGGGCAATCCCCACTTCCCTTGGGAGACCACCAACCGGTTTTACGAGCTGCACCTGACCATTCCCGGCGAGACCGACGTCATGGGCGTAACCATCGCCGGGGCGCCGGGCATGTCGATCGGGTTCAACAAGGATGTGGCCTGGACCCACACGGTCTCCACCGACCGCCACTTCACCCTGTTCGAGTTGGCGCTCGATCCGGCCGATCCGACCGCCTACCTGGTCGACGGCAAGCGCCGGAGAATGACCCGCAAGGATGTGACGGTCGAGACTCCGACCGGCCCGCAGACCCGCCGCTACTACTCCACCCAATACGGCGCGGTGGTGGTCGTGCCTCAGGCGGGGCTCGGCTGGAGCGCCCAGACCGCCTACGCGATCAGGGACGCCAACAGGTCCAACCTTCGTTCCGGCGACACCTGGCTGGCCATCACCCGCGCGAAGTCGGTGGGGGAGATCAGGGCGATCGCCACCAGAACCCTGGGCATCCCCTGGGTGAACACAATCGCCGCCGATCGCCACGGCGACGCCCTCTATGCCGACATCACCGCCACGCCGAACGTCTCGGCCGAGAAGCTGAAGGCGTGCGCGCCCAGCGCCCCGGCCGCCGCCCTCGCCGCCCTCGCCGCCGGCCGCATCTATGTCCTGGATGGCTCTCGCGCGGCCTGTGACTGGGACGTGGCGGCCGGGACCGTCGCGCCCGGTCTCATGCCGGGGAACGCCATGCCCTCGGCGATCCGCACCGACTACGTCGCCAACAGCAATGACAGCTACTGGCTGGCCAATCCCAAGGCTCCCCTGCCCGCCTTCTCCCCGTTGATCGGTCCGACCGCCACCGCCCAGGGTCTGCGGACCCGGTCCGGCATCGTGGAGATTGAGCGCCGCCTGGCCGGCGTGGACGGCCTGGAGGGCAGGACCTTCGACGTGGAGAGGGTCAAGACCATGCTGTTCTGGAACCGCAACCTGGCCGCCGACCTCTTCCTGGACGACGCGCTGAAGGCCTGCGCGGGCGCCCCGACCGTGACCACGGCGGCCGGCAAGACCGTCGACCTTGCCCCGGCCTGCGCCATCCTCGCCGGATGGGACCGGCGGATGGACAACGACAGCGTCGGCGCCATGCTGTTCGTCGAGTTCTGGCGCCTGGCCGAACGCAACCCGACCCTGTTCGCCACGCCCTTCGACGCCGCTGATCCCGTCAACACCCCGCGCGGCCTGAAATCCGACGCCGACAGCGCCGCCAAGCTCGCCCAAGCCCTGGCCGCCGCCGTGGAGCTGATGGACCGCCAGAAGCTTGCGCTGGACGCGCCCTATGGCTCCGTCCATTTCGCTGTCCGCGGCGAGCGTAGGATCCCGGTGCACGGCGGGGAAGGAACAGCCGGCGTCCTCAACGCCCAGCAGTCGCGGTTCGTGCCGGCTGTGGGCGGCTACGTGCCCTATCACGGCTCCAGCTACATCCAGGTGGTGACCTTCGACGAAAAGGGCCCGGTGGCCGACGCGGTGCTGTCCTATTCACAGTCCACCGATCCGGCCTCGCCGCACCACGCCGACCAGACCGAACTGTATTCGAAGAAGGGCTGGCATAGGCTGCCCTTCCACAAGGCCGACGTCGCCGCCGATATGATCGGGCCGGCGCTGAAGCTTTCGGAATAG
- a CDS encoding acetyl-CoA acetyltransferase, whose product MDARTPVLIGAGQFTYRGEPGESPSPTALLKIAAERAAEDAGLPAGALAGIDTLAVVGFTIDAPGGARVVPHSTNPPATLARWLGATPRHAIYSHMGGNSPQQMINLVAERIAKGQTEFALVVGCEFLGSATKRLQRGLGFDNWDDVEDDLPPPDRVGDPRNGVTPYEAAHGLARPINCYPLFENALRARDGRSIPDHQKRLGELFAPFTKVAAKNPEAWFPVERSAEELVTVTDRNRMVGFPYPKYLNAIMEVDQSAGVIVTSLAKARALGVAEDRLVYLHGCADACDLWYPTDRQNFHSSPAMRLTGKRALEMAGIGLDDIGHIDLYSCFPVAVEIGAEELGLALDDPRGLTVTGGLPYMGGPGNNYAMHSIAVMMQRLRDDPGSYGLVTANGWYLTKQSTGIYSTRPLKGAFERQDPKVIQDQIDALPHPAVIERPKGAATIETFTVVHGREGYMMGIVVGRDSEGRRFVANTPTDAATLSGLEATEAVGRKGTVGRSDDDARNIFFPD is encoded by the coding sequence ATGGACGCCAGGACGCCGGTTCTCATCGGAGCAGGTCAATTCACCTATCGAGGCGAACCGGGCGAGTCGCCGTCGCCGACCGCTTTGCTGAAGATTGCGGCGGAACGCGCGGCGGAAGATGCCGGACTGCCGGCTGGAGCCCTGGCCGGGATCGACACCCTGGCCGTGGTCGGCTTCACGATCGACGCCCCGGGCGGCGCGCGCGTGGTCCCGCACTCGACCAATCCGCCGGCGACCCTGGCCAGGTGGCTCGGGGCCACTCCGCGTCACGCGATCTATTCCCACATGGGCGGCAACAGCCCCCAGCAAATGATCAATCTCGTCGCCGAGCGCATCGCCAAGGGGCAGACGGAGTTCGCCCTGGTGGTCGGCTGCGAGTTCCTGGGTTCGGCCACCAAGCGTCTGCAACGCGGTCTGGGCTTCGACAACTGGGACGATGTCGAGGACGACCTGCCGCCTCCCGACCGGGTCGGCGACCCGCGCAATGGGGTCACGCCCTACGAGGCCGCGCACGGCCTGGCGCGGCCCATCAACTGCTATCCCCTGTTCGAGAACGCTCTGCGCGCCCGCGACGGCCGTTCAATTCCCGATCACCAGAAGCGGCTTGGGGAGCTGTTCGCGCCCTTCACCAAGGTTGCGGCGAAGAACCCCGAGGCGTGGTTCCCGGTGGAGCGCTCGGCCGAAGAGCTGGTCACCGTCACCGACCGCAACCGGATGGTGGGCTTCCCCTATCCCAAGTACCTCAACGCCATCATGGAGGTGGACCAGTCGGCCGGGGTCATCGTCACCAGCCTGGCCAAGGCCCGGGCGCTGGGCGTGGCTGAGGATCGCCTCGTCTACCTGCACGGTTGCGCCGACGCGTGCGACCTCTGGTATCCCACCGACCGCCAGAACTTCCATTCCAGTCCGGCCATGCGCCTGACCGGCAAGCGGGCCCTGGAGATGGCCGGGATCGGCCTGGACGACATCGGGCACATCGACCTCTATTCCTGCTTCCCGGTGGCGGTGGAGATCGGCGCGGAGGAACTGGGCCTGGCGCTAGATGATCCGCGCGGCCTGACGGTGACCGGCGGCCTGCCGTACATGGGCGGGCCCGGCAACAACTACGCCATGCACTCCATCGCCGTGATGATGCAGCGGCTGCGGGACGACCCGGGGTCCTATGGCCTGGTCACCGCCAACGGCTGGTACCTGACAAAGCAGTCGACGGGGATCTATTCGACCCGGCCGCTGAAGGGCGCCTTCGAGCGCCAGGACCCCAAGGTGATCCAGGACCAGATCGACGCCTTGCCGCACCCGGCCGTCATAGAAAGACCGAAAGGTGCGGCTACGATCGAAACCTTCACGGTCGTCCACGGCCGCGAGGGCTATATGATGGGCATCGTGGTCGGCCGGGATTCCGAGGGCCGCCGCTTCGTCGCCAACACCCCGACCGACGCGGCGACGCTGTCCGGTCTGGAGGCGACCGAGGCGGTCGGACGCAAGGGGACAGTCGGCCGCTCCGACGACGACGCCCGCAACATATTCTTTCCGGATTGA
- a CDS encoding P-II family nitrogen regulator: protein MKKIEAIIKPFKLDEVKEALQELGVQGMTVLEAKGYGRQKGHTELYRGAEYVVDFLPKIKIEVVVADDQLDPALEAIVGAARTGRIGDGKIFVSEITDVLRIRTGETGAAAV from the coding sequence ATGAAGAAGATCGAAGCCATCATCAAGCCGTTCAAGCTGGACGAGGTGAAGGAAGCCCTTCAGGAACTCGGCGTGCAGGGCATGACCGTCCTGGAGGCCAAGGGCTACGGCCGCCAGAAGGGTCATACCGAACTCTATCGGGGCGCCGAATACGTGGTCGACTTCCTGCCGAAGATCAAAATCGAGGTGGTCGTGGCCGACGACCAGCTCGATCCGGCCCTGGAGGCGATCGTGGGCGCAGCCCGGACTGGCCGCATCGGGGACGGCAAGATCTTCGTGTCGGAAATTACCGACGTGCTGCGGATCCGCACCGGCGAGACCGGCGCCGCGGCCGTCTAG
- a CDS encoding histidine phosphatase family protein, with amino-acid sequence MSRLYLIRHGKPASTWGEADEDPGLDEAGRAQAEAARDFLLSLPPADRPSRVVSSPLRRCRETAHPTAEALGVDVEIDPSVGEIPTPKALSAAERPAWLRGVFQGRWKDVVGDLDYDAWRREIVASLQARGDTAVFSHYVAINAVMSQLEEDERVLVFRPDHASISTLETDGASLTLVAKGREASTGVL; translated from the coding sequence ATGTCGCGACTCTACCTGATCCGCCACGGCAAGCCCGCCTCCACCTGGGGCGAGGCCGACGAAGACCCGGGACTGGACGAGGCGGGGAGGGCCCAGGCGGAGGCCGCCCGGGACTTCCTCCTGTCCCTGCCGCCGGCCGATCGGCCCAGCCGGGTGGTGTCCTCGCCCTTGCGCCGCTGCCGAGAGACGGCGCACCCCACCGCCGAGGCGCTTGGCGTCGATGTGGAGATCGATCCTTCGGTGGGCGAGATCCCGACGCCCAAGGCCCTGTCGGCGGCCGAGCGGCCGGCCTGGCTGCGGGGGGTGTTCCAGGGCAGGTGGAAGGACGTGGTTGGCGATCTCGACTACGACGCCTGGCGACGCGAGATCGTCGCCTCGCTGCAGGCGCGGGGCGACACGGCAGTGTTCTCTCACTATGTGGCGATCAATGCGGTGATGTCGCAACTGGAGGAGGATGAGCGCGTCCTGGTCTTCCGACCCGACCACGCCTCGATCTCCACCCTCGAAACCGACGGGGCCAGCTTGACCCTGGTGGCCAAGGGGCGCGAAGCCTCCACCGGGGTTCTCTAA
- the glnA gene encoding type I glutamate--ammonia ligase, with the protein MATAKDILDQIKEKDVKYVDVRFTDIRGKMQHVTFDIDLVDEDFLTDGTMFDGSSIAGWKAINESDMKLRPDLSTAIIDPFYQQTTLCLFCDVVNPDTGTPYDRDPRSIAKAALNFVKASGIGDTVFFGPEAEFFIFDDVKWSTDPHNTGYSYDASELPVNTSKAYPEGNMGHRPGPKGGYFPVNPVDSGQDLRGEMLAVMGELGMKPEKHHHEVAPAQHELGLKFDTMIVMADRLQLYKYVIHNVAAAYGKTATFMAKPMFADNGSGMHVHQSIWGDGKPLFAGDKYAGLSQMCLWYIGGIIKHAKAINAFANSTTNSYKRLVPGYEAPVKLAYSARNRSASIRIPHVDSPKGKRLEARFPDPMGNPYLTFTALLMAGIDGIINQIDPGAPADKNLYDLPPREQKKIPEVCGSLKEALENLDKDRGFLKAGGVMNDDFIDAYIELKMEEVMRLALHPHPVEFDMYYKC; encoded by the coding sequence ATGGCGACCGCCAAGGACATTCTGGACCAGATCAAAGAGAAGGACGTGAAATACGTCGACGTGCGCTTCACCGACATTCGCGGGAAGATGCAGCACGTGACCTTCGACATCGACCTGGTCGACGAGGACTTCCTGACCGACGGCACGATGTTCGACGGTTCGTCGATCGCCGGCTGGAAGGCGATCAACGAAAGCGACATGAAGCTGCGGCCGGACCTGTCGACCGCGATCATCGACCCCTTCTACCAGCAGACCACGCTCTGCCTGTTCTGCGACGTGGTGAACCCGGACACCGGCACCCCCTACGATCGTGACCCGCGCTCCATTGCCAAGGCGGCGCTGAACTTCGTTAAGGCCTCGGGCATCGGCGACACCGTGTTCTTTGGCCCGGAAGCCGAGTTCTTCATCTTCGACGACGTGAAGTGGTCCACCGACCCGCACAATACCGGCTACTCATACGACGCCAGCGAACTGCCGGTGAACACGAGCAAGGCCTATCCCGAAGGCAATATGGGCCACCGGCCCGGGCCTAAGGGCGGCTACTTCCCGGTGAACCCGGTCGACTCGGGCCAGGACCTGCGCGGCGAAATGCTGGCGGTCATGGGCGAACTGGGCATGAAGCCGGAAAAGCACCACCACGAGGTGGCGCCGGCCCAGCACGAGCTCGGCCTGAAGTTCGACACCATGATCGTCATGGCCGACCGCCTGCAGCTCTACAAGTACGTGATCCACAACGTGGCCGCGGCCTACGGCAAGACGGCGACCTTCATGGCCAAGCCGATGTTCGCCGACAACGGGTCGGGCATGCACGTCCACCAGTCGATCTGGGGCGACGGCAAGCCGCTGTTCGCCGGCGACAAGTACGCCGGCCTGTCGCAAATGTGCCTGTGGTACATCGGCGGCATCATCAAGCACGCCAAGGCGATCAACGCCTTCGCGAACTCGACCACCAACTCCTACAAGCGCCTGGTGCCCGGCTACGAAGCCCCGGTGAAGCTGGCCTATTCGGCCCGCAACCGCTCGGCCTCCATCCGCATCCCGCACGTGGACAGCCCCAAGGGCAAGCGCCTCGAAGCCCGCTTCCCGGATCCGATGGGCAACCCGTACCTCACCTTCACCGCCCTGCTGATGGCCGGCATCGACGGCATCATCAACCAGATCGATCCGGGCGCGCCGGCCGACAAGAACCTCTACGACCTGCCGCCCCGCGAACAGAAGAAGATCCCGGAAGTCTGCGGCTCGCTCAAGGAAGCCCTTGAGAACCTGGACAAGGACCGCGGCTTCCTGAAGGCCGGCGGCGTGATGAACGACGACTTCATCGACGCCTATATCGAGCTGAAGATGGAAGAGGTCATGCGCCTCGCCCTCCACCCTCACCCGGTTGAATTCGACATGTACTACAAGTGCTAA